The following coding sequences lie in one Ctenopharyngodon idella isolate HZGC_01 chromosome 11, HZGC01, whole genome shotgun sequence genomic window:
- the LOC127522755 gene encoding transcription factor HES-5-like codes for MAPTYMTDYSKLSNKEKHKLRKPVVEKMRRDRINNCIEQLKSMLEKEFHQQDPNTKLEKADILEMTVVFLKQQLQPKTSAPQKAHLDGYSQCWRETMNFLSVNSKVDAVRQHLNHCQASQRSAKDLTHMSPASHQPTKVKEEPCAHSPLWRPW; via the exons ATGGCTCCAACTTACATGACTGACTACTCCAAACTTTCCAACAAGGAGAAACATAAA TTAAGAAAACCTGTGGTGGAAAAGATGCGCAGAGATCGCATAAACAACTGCATCGAGCAGCTCAAATCCATGCTGGAGAAGGAATTCCACCAGCAGGACCCAAACACCAAGCTGGAGAAAGCCGACATCCTGGAGATGACAGTGGTCTTCCTGAAACAGCAGCTGCAGCCCAAGACTTCAGCTCCACAGAAAGCCCACTTGGACGGCTATTCCCAGTGCTGGAGGGAGACCATGAACTTCCTATCTGTCAACTCCAAGGTGGACGCTGTACGTCAGCATCTGAACCACTGCCAAGCATCCCAGAGATCAGCTAAAGACCTCACTCACATGTCTCCGGCTTCCCATCAGCCCACGAAGGTGAAGGAGGAACCGTGTGCTCACAGTCCGCTCTGGAGACCCTGGTAG